A segment of the Streptomyces sp. XD-27 genome:
CCTGGGCGTGATCGCGGTGGCTGAGGACGAGGTGGGCGTCTTCTGGTCGTTCGGGGCGTACTGACGTACGGTGCGCGAGGCGGAGCAGGTGGTTCACGCGCGCTATGAGGCCACGGCCTACCGCGCACGAGCTCGTCAGGACCCGCCCGGTGTCACCAGACCCGACTCGTACGCCACCACGACCGCCTGCGCCCTGCTGTCCAGGTCCAGCTTGGTCATGGTGCGGTTGAGGTGGGTCTTCACGGTTGCCTCGCTGATGAACAGCTGCTCGGCGATCTCCGCGTTGGAGAGCCCGCCCCCGGTCAGTCGGAGCACCTCGACCTCGCGGCCGGTCAACGCGTCGAGCTCCACGGGACGTTCGGCCCGCCGCCCCGATCGTGCCCCCACCGCGGATCCGGCTCCCCGGCCACCGGTCGGGGCTGGCCGGGCCCCCGCACCTGCCCCACCCCCCGCCTGCCGCGCGAAGGCCTCGACGAGCCGGCGCGTGACGCTCGGCGCGAAGAGCGAGTCACCCGAGCCGACTGCCGCCACCGCGGCGAGTAGCCGCTCGGGCCCGGAGTCCTTGAGCAGAAAGCCGGAGGCACCGGCGCGCAGCGCTCCGTAGACGTACTCGTCAAGGTCGAAGGTGGTCAGCACCAGGATGCGCGGGGCCGGTTCGGCCGCCTCGGCGAGGATCCTCTCGGTGGCCACGATGCCGCTCATCCCGGGCATCCGGATGTCCATAAGGATCACGTCGGGCCTGGTCCGCGCCGCAAGCGCGACGGCCTCCTCGCCGTCGCCCGCCTCCCCGACGACGTCCACCCCGGGCGCCGCGCGCAGCAGCCCCACCAGTCCCGCGCGGATGAGGAACTGGTCGTCGACGACCAGCACTTTGGTGGTTCCGGTCATCCCGAGGCGTCGTCCCCCTGCCGTGCGCTTCCCGCGGCCGCGGAGGTGGGCAGCGTCAGCCGTACGGCGAAACCCCCGTCCTCGCGCGGGCCGATGCTGATCGTCCCGCCGTAGAGCTTGGCCCGCTCCCGCATCCCCATCAAGCCATGGCCGCTGCTTTTCGGGACTATGTCCGGAATCACCCCCTCTCCGTCGTCGGTGACCGAAACCGTCACGTGGTGCTTGCGGTAGGCGAGTTCGACCGTCGTGAAGCTCGCGTGACGCGCGTGTTTGAGTACGTTGGTGAGCGCCTCCTGCACCACGCGGTACGCACAGAGTTCGACGCCGGGAGCGAGGGGGCGCGGTGTCCCTTCGACGCGCAGCTCGACGGGGACGCCGCCGGCCCGTACCCGTTCGACCATCTCCCCGAGCCGGGAGAGCCCCGGCATGGGCGCGTCCGGAGCGCCGTCGTCGCCCTCTTCCGCCCGCAGCACCCGCAGCATGCGCCGGAGCTCTTCGAGGGCCTCCGCGCTGGTGCCGGAGATGGTGCCGAGGGCGGCGCGGGCGGTGTCCCGGTCGGACTCGAAGACAAAGCTCGCGAGGCCCGCCTGCACCGATATCACCGACATGTGGTGGGCGACCACGTCGTGCAGCTCACGGGCGATGCGCCCACGCTCCTTGGCGACCTCGCGGCGGGCCCGCTCGGCCTGCTCCTCGCGCAGTTGGCGGGCGAGTCGGGCGGTGCGACGTGCGACGTATCCGAAGCGCAACAGTACGGCCGGGAAGGCCAGGGCCTGGGCGAGGACGGAAAGCATCTGGTCGGTCGACGTGCTGCCGCTGACCACCGCCCCGTAGATCCAGACGGCGGACATGAGGGCCCCGCAGGGCACCGCGACGCGTATCGGCTTCAGGGACGCCACCGTATAGACGGCGATCATGGGTCCGAAGGAGTTCACCACGGGCCAGTGACCGGCGGTGACGTACACGATCCACACCGCGTGCACGAAGAGGCAGAGGGCGACCGGGGCCTTGGAGCGCAGCACGCCCGACAGATTGACCAGGGCCACCAGGACGTAGCCGAACAGATCGAGTGCGGGCCACCCCTGGCGCACGGACTCCTGCCCGAGCATCACGGCCACGCCGGTGTGGGCAAGGGCGATCAGTGCGTCGGCGACGAGGGGACGGGTGGGCCGGATCCGCATCGCCGCAGCGTAGCCCCGGGGCGGGCGCCAGGACATCACACTCCCGCGGTACCGCGGAAGTTGCAGGAACCGCGGACCTACCGCCAGGGTCACGCCGAACCTCAACCCGGCGTGGGACGACGCCCCTGCGGCGCGTGCCTAACGTCTTGGACCAGCACCACGGCGCCGACCGACCACAGGCGCCGTACGGATCACGGGCCGACGGGGGACCCAACGGGGGGACCCGGCCCGCGACCGGAAGGGACAACGGACATGGCACTGCGTACGAAACTCTCCGCGCTCGCCGTCACCGCCGCCGTCGGCGGCACCCTGGGCCTCGCGGCGAGCCCCGCGTCGGCCGCGGCCAACCACTGGGGAGAGGGGCTCGGCACGGGATACAGCAACTCCAGGCAGGCGGACGCCGAGGTCTCCGGCGCGCTCGTCACCAGCGATGTGTACTGGAACGGCTACCGGGTCGGCGTGGACGGCTACGTCGGCGACACGAAGGCCGACGGCCTCGGCGCCGTCGCCCAGGTCGGCTACCGCTACTGGAACGGCAGTAGCTGGAAGTGGACGACCCGGAACCTGGCGAAGGCGTCCGGCGGCCAGGGCGACCACAACGGCCACAAGGTGCACTCGCTGGTCAAGGTCAAGGACCTGGTGGTGCGCGCCTGCACCGCGAACAGCGGCGGCTTGGTGAACTGCAGCGCCTGGAAGTAACCCACACGGCACAGCGGCGGCCCGCACTCTTCGGGGAGAGCACGGGCCGCCGCTGTGCACGTGCCCCTCGCGCCGACTGCTGCGTGTCTCCTTCGTCAAGGTCAACTCCCCTGTCCACCCCCGCCGCTAGGATTTCCCCGGGGCCATTCGCCATCCAGTTCAGACGCAGGCTGTCGGGCGGGTGGCCGTTTCAGTACCGGGATCACGAGGCGGGGGCAACGTATGCGGGAAGGCCGGTGGACCACGGTCACCGAGTCCGAGTTCGACCACGAGCGCCGCGGACTGGAGTCCATCCGGCGGAGGTTGCCTGACGCCGACCCGTGGCGGGCCTGGTCGAACTTCACCTTCACCGCGAACTCCGGGCACGTGCGCGAGGTCGACCTCCTCGTCATCGCCCCCGACGGTGTGTTCATGATCGAGCTGAAGAACTGGCACGGCTCTCTGACCAGCGAGAACGGCACCTGGGTCCAGACCACGCCCAGCGGCCATCGCCGCCCGCACGGCAATCCGCTGCACCTGGTCAACAAGAAGGCCAAGGAGCTGGCCGGACTGCTCGGGCAGAACGGCAAGCGGGTGTGGGTCGGCGAGGCCGTCTGCTTCACCGAGGGCTCGTTACGCGTCCGGCTTCCCGCCCATGACCAGCACGGGGTGTACACCGTCGACGAGTTGGTCGCGATGCTGCAGCAGCCGCCGCGTGACGAGCGGCACCGCATCACCGCGGTCGACTCCCGCGCGATCAAGACCGCTCTGGAGCGCGTGGGCATCCGCCGCAGCGACGCCGAGTACAAGGTCGGCCCGTACCAGCTGGAGCGGAAGTCCTTTGACTCCGGGCCGACATGGGCCGACTACCTGGCCCAGCACAGCGAGCTTCCCGAGTCGGCTCGCGTCCGTGTCTATCTGCGCGAGCGCGGCTCGGACGTCACTCTCCGCCAGTCGGTGGAGAACGCCGCCCGCCGCGAGGCCGCTGTCCTGCAGCGCTTCAAACACCTGGGTGTGGTGCAGCTCAAGCAGTACAACCCGTCGGGGCATTCGGCGGGGCCCGCCCTGATCTTCGACTACCATCCCCAGACCCTGCGCCTGGACGAGTATCTGCTCCAGTACGGAACGAAACTCGACATCCTCGGCCGCATGGCACTCGTCCGCCAACTGGCCGAGACGATGCGGTCCGCCCATTCCAGCCGCATCTACCACCGCGCGCTGGCCGCGCGCTCCGTGCACGTCGTTCCCCGCAACCGCGGTCGTCGGGACCAGTCGTTGGGTGAGGAGGCCGCCTGGCTGACCCCTCACCTCCAGATATCGGACTGGCAGATCGCCACGCAGCGCGG
Coding sequences within it:
- a CDS encoding response regulator transcription factor, which translates into the protein MTGTTKVLVVDDQFLIRAGLVGLLRAAPGVDVVGEAGDGEEAVALAARTRPDVILMDIRMPGMSGIVATERILAEAAEPAPRILVLTTFDLDEYVYGALRAGASGFLLKDSGPERLLAAVAAVGSGDSLFAPSVTRRLVEAFARQAGGGAGAGARPAPTGGRGAGSAVGARSGRRAERPVELDALTGREVEVLRLTGGGLSNAEIAEQLFISEATVKTHLNRTMTKLDLDSRAQAVVVAYESGLVTPGGS
- a CDS encoding sensor histidine kinase, producing MRIRPTRPLVADALIALAHTGVAVMLGQESVRQGWPALDLFGYVLVALVNLSGVLRSKAPVALCLFVHAVWIVYVTAGHWPVVNSFGPMIAVYTVASLKPIRVAVPCGALMSAVWIYGAVVSGSTSTDQMLSVLAQALAFPAVLLRFGYVARRTARLARQLREEQAERARREVAKERGRIARELHDVVAHHMSVISVQAGLASFVFESDRDTARAALGTISGTSAEALEELRRMLRVLRAEEGDDGAPDAPMPGLSRLGEMVERVRAGGVPVELRVEGTPRPLAPGVELCAYRVVQEALTNVLKHARHASFTTVELAYRKHHVTVSVTDDGEGVIPDIVPKSSGHGLMGMRERAKLYGGTISIGPREDGGFAVRLTLPTSAAAGSARQGDDASG